Proteins encoded in a region of the Zea mays cultivar B73 chromosome 2, Zm-B73-REFERENCE-NAM-5.0, whole genome shotgun sequence genome:
- the LOC100217105 gene encoding uncharacterized protein LOC100217105 precursor, which translates to MRAPLLSSLLVLAVVATVPLLVPAVCISRHDKSESKADEEAAATTVAADEHGSVKTMSLDAYGPLEMAAKKPKEQVLNAQATPATTAGADTYDQKPVGEKQAETATASAADEQPDKYVEALVPDEKAEEFPDKYVEALVPDDKVEVKKKKVKKEKKDESDDSDVATSYKKKEKSDDSEVSTSYKKKKKSDDSDEDASLDKKEKKAKFAASDKKEKKDKSDNTSSKKEKEERSADSDASAYFDKEEQKSGDSDAATSVEKQKKQKKEKSGDYFDKEKEENPEEDAAPVDVSADGVYVPLKKEKSGEDATPVDVSTTTGKYVSSSSKANGKPTGGQPAESSTTATADAYASPKQKVVSSQPMASAAPDELPLAAKSSTTSDAYASPRQQQVASSQPMSGGAPDELPPVAKTSATPEPYASLNVAGGGQPNEPAAGRPPKLSMETFSGMIKRPFAKFLSPVIKSVCAKTEYPEDCESSIGGLPGAASAAATDSVGVLKLAMEAVRQKAIEAMNAATDRMNAPGTDPTTKEALDSCTSSYSDIKTSLETVDDALKRGDVDTAHTNLDSVETDITTCDDGFQERGTPSVMTDHDQELQKLASNLLSIGAAIHH; encoded by the coding sequence ATGAGGGCGCCTCTCCTCTCCTCGCTCCTCGTCCTCGCCGTCGTCGCCACCGTGCCTCTACTAGTCCCGGCGGTGTGCATCTCGCGGCACGACAAGTCCGAGAGCAAGGCTGACGAAGAAGCTGCTGCTACTACCGTTGCCGCCGACGAGCATGGCTCTGTCAAGACCATGTCCCTCGACGCATACGGGCCACTGGAGATGGCCGCCAAGAAGCCCAAGGAGCAGGTCCTGAACGCGCAAGCTACGCCGGCGACGACCGCTGGCGCTGACACATATGACCAGAAACCCGTTGGTGAAAAACAGGCTGAAACGGCCACGGCCTCCGCTGCCGATGAACAACCCGACAAATACGTGGAAGCTCTAGTTCCTGACGAGAAGGCGGAGGAATTTCCCGATAAATATGTGGAAGCTCTAGTTCCTGACGACAAGGTGGAGgtgaagaagaagaaggtaaagaaggaaaagaaggacGAGTCTGATGATTCTGATGTAGCTACGTCTTataagaagaaggagaagtctgATGATTCTGAGGTGTCTACATCttataagaagaagaagaaatctgACGATTCTGATGAAGATGCATCTCTtgataagaaagaaaagaaggcGAAGTTTGCAGCATCTGACAAAAAAGAAAAGAAGGACAAGTCTGACAACACATCTTCCAAGAAAGAAAAGGAGGAGAGATCCGCCGATTCCGATGCATCTGCGTATTTCGACAAGGAAGAGCAGAAATCCGGCGATTCTGACGCCGCCACGTCTGTTGAGAAGcaaaagaagcagaagaaggagaaatccggtGATTAtttcgacaaggaaaaggaggagAACCCCGAGGAGGACGCTGCGCCCGTCGACGTCTCCGCGGACGGCGTGTATGTGCCTCTCAAGAAGGAGAAATCCGGCGAAGACGCCACGCCGGTCGACGTCTCCACCACCACCGGCAAATACGTATCTTCTTCTTCCAAGGCAAACGGCAAGCCCACGGGAGGTCAGCCCGCAGAgagctccaccaccgccaccgcggaTGCGTACGCGTCTCCAAAGCAGAAAGTCGTCAGCAGCCAGCCCATGGCCAGCGCCGCTCCTGACGAGCTTCCGCTGGCGGCCAAGAGCTCCACCACCTCCGACGCGTACGCATCTCCAAGGCAGCAGCAGGTCGCCAGCAGCCAGCCCATGTCTGGTGGCGCTCCCGACGAGCTTCCACCGGTGGCCAAGACCTCTGCCACGCCCGAACCGTACGCATCTCTGAACGTCGCCGGCGGCGGGCAGCCCAACGAGCCGGCGGCGGGGAGGCCGCCGAAGCTGTCGATGGAGACGTTCTCGGGGATGATCAAGAGGCCGTTCGCCAAGTTCCTGAGCCCGGTGATCAAGAGCGTGTGCGCCAAGACGGAGTACCCGGAGGACTGCGAGTCGTCGATCGGGGGCCTCCCGGGGGCCGCGTCGGCGGCGGCCACGGACAGCGTGGGCGTGCTGAAGCTGGCCATGGAGGCGGTGCGGCAGAAGGCCATCGAGGCGATGAACGCGGCCACGGACAGGATGAACGCGCCGGGCACGGACCCGACGACCAAGGAGGCGCTCGACTCGTGCACGTCGTCGTACAGCGACATCAAGACGAGCCTGGAGACGGTGGACGACGCGCTCAAGCGCGGCGACGTCGACACGGCGCACACCAACCTCGACTCGGTGGAGACGGACATCACCACCTGCGACGACGGCTTCCAGGAGCGCGGCACCCCGTCAGTCATGACCGACCACGACCAGGAGCTCCAGAAGCTCGCCAGCAACCTCCTCTCCATCGGCGCCGCCATCCACCACTAG
- the LOC100277908 gene encoding uncharacterized LOC100277908 has product MAGERRGLAIGIDLGTTYSCVGVWQNGGVEVIANDQGNRTTPSYVAFTGSRLLVGDAAKNQAEMNPSNTIFDSKRLIGRRFSDASVQSDIKHWPFKVIPGPDDKPMIVVQYRGVEQQFAAEEISSMVLVKMREIAEAYLGTTVKDAVVTVPACSTDLQRQATWNAGVLANLNVIRIIPEPTAAALAYGLNRKAAQIMGEYDVLVFDLGGGTFDVSVLAIEQGIFEVRATAGAAHLGGEDFDNRMVNHFVEEFKRKKKKDISGNPRALRRLRTACERAKRTLSSYLEASIEIDCLYEDIDFYSAITRARFEELNMDLFRKCMAIVEDCLSDASYVRSIHDVVLVGGSSRIPKIQQLLQELFDGKELCNSINPDEAVAYGATMQAAILSREGGYEIQNYLLLDATPLSLGLETDGGLMTFFSLFAAACCGCNPAAAAASTVFFSLWIAAAAVQTAATVSACSQPNTPLDDSKEYHHSNQKGEGLID; this is encoded by the exons ATGGCCGGCGAGCGGCGCGGTCTTGCCATCGGGATCGATCTGGGCACGACTTACTCCTGCGTCGGGGTCTGGCAGAATGGGGGCGTCGAGGTCATCGCCAATGACCAAGGCAACCGAACCACCCCATCGTACGTTGCCTTCACCGGCTCCAGGCTCCTCGTGGGGGATGCTGCCAAGAACCAGGCCGAAATGAACCCCAGCAACACAATCTTCG ATTCCAAGCGGCTCATTGGTAGAAGATTTAGCGATGCTTCTGTACAGAGTGACATTAAGCACTGGCCCTTCAAGGTCATTCCTGGACCTGATGACAAGCCTATGATAGTTGTTCAATACAGGGGTGTGGAGCAGCAGTTTGCAGCTGAAGAAATCTCCTCGATGGTCCTCGTCAAAATGCGGGAGATTGCTGAAGCCTATCTTGGCACCACAGTCAAGGATGCTGTTGTCACTGTTCCTGCCTGCTCTACCGACTTGCAGAGACAGGCCACATGGAATGCAGGAGTGCTTGCAAATCTTAATGTTATACGCATCATCCCTGAGCCCACTGCTGCTGCCTTGGCTTATGGTCTTAATAGGAAGGCTGCCCAGATTATGGGTGAATATGACGTTCTCGTGTTTGATCTTGGAGGTGGTACCTTTGATGTCTCTGTTCTCGCAATTGAACAGGGTATCTTTGAGGTCAGGGCCACAGCTGGTGCTGCTCACCTTGGAGGTGAGGACTTCGACAACAGGATGGTAAACCACTTTGTCGAGGAATTCaagagaaagaagaagaaggacaTTAGCGGCAACCCTAGGGCTCTCAGGAGGCTAAGGACAGCCTGCGAGAGAGCGAAGAGGACCCTCTCCTCCTATTTAGAGGCGAGCATTGAGATTGATTGCTTGTATGAGGACATCGACTTCTACTCAGCCATCACCCGTGCCAGGTTTGAGGAGCTCAACATGGATCTCTTCAGAAAGTGTATGGCGATTGTGGAGGACTGCCTCAGTGATGCGAGTTATGTACGTTCAATTCATGATGTCGTCCTTGTTGGTGGTTCCTCTAGAATTCCAAAGATCCAGCAGCTTCTTCAGGAGCTCTTTGATGGGAAGGAGCTTTGCAACAGCATCAACCCCGATGAAGCTGTTGCCTACGGAGCTACTATGCAGGCTGCTATCTTGAGCCGAGAGGGTGGCTATGAGATCCAGAATTATCTCCTGTTGGATGCTACCCCTCTTTCTCTTGGTTTGGAGACGGATGGGGGCCTCATGACCTTCTtcagcttgttcgctgcggcttgctgcggctgcaatccggctgcggctgcggcttctacagtatttttctctctatggattgcagctgcagcagtccaaacagctgcaacagtgtcggcttgcaGCCAACCGAACACGCCCCTTGATGATTCCAAGGAATACCACCATTCCAACCAAAAAGGAGAGGGTCTTATCGACTGA
- the LOC103648197 gene encoding short-chain dehydrogenase reductase ATA1: MAKLFGKVAIVTGAASKLGEAIARKFVDNGAKVILADINRHSCENIVAALNKTNHGPAVAHAMRIDVSEPDSILATVEEAKKVYKQDVDIFYNNAGVSNVSSPASSIDMMSFRNTMAVNVESVIASINHAGAVMRSNKIGGGCILCTGSPVGSLGDVVPSAYSISKAAVVGVVRAAAAELGGHGVRVNAISPYGVAARFDKGVLRHIFPHATDQQLDTMISSYGTYTVTEDDVANAAVYLASDAGKNINGQNIVLNGKFGL; this comes from the exons ATGGCAAA GCTCTTCGGAAAGGTGGCGATCGTCACGGGCGCCGCCAGCAAACTGGGCGAGGCCATCGCGAGGAAGTTCGTCGACAACGGCGCCAAGGTCATCCTCGCCGACATCAACCGCCACTCCTGCGAGAACATAGTAGCGGCTCTCAACAAGACCAACCATGGCCCCGCGGTGGCTCACGCGATGCGCATCGACGTCAGCGAACCCGACAGTATCCTGGCCACCGTCGAGGAGGCGAAGAAGGTCTACAAGCAAGATGTCGACATCTTCTACAACAACGCGGGGGTCAGCAACGTCTCCTCCCCGGCCTCCTCCATCGACATGATGAGCTTCAGGAACACCATGGCGGTCAACGTCGAGTCCGTCATAGCCAGCATCAACCACGCCGGCGCCGTGATGCGCAGCAACAAGATCGGCGGCGGGTGCATCCTGTGCACGGGCAGCCCCGTGGGCTCGCTCGGCGACGTGGTGCCCTCGGCGTACAGCATCTCCAAGGCCGCGGTCGTGGGCGTCGTGCGCGCCGCCGCGGCCGAGCTGGGGGGACACGGCGTGAGGGTCAATGCCATCTCGCCGTACGGCGTCGCCGCCAGGTTTGACAAGGGCGTGCTGAGGCACATCTTCCCTCACGCGACTGACCAGCAGCTGGATACTATGATCAGCAGCTACGGCACCTACACGGTGACCGAGGACGACGTGGCCAACGCGGCGGTGTACCTGGCGTCCGACGCTGGCAAGAACATCAATGGCCAAAACATCGTCCTCAATGGCAAGTTCGGTCTTTAG